From a single Silene latifolia isolate original U9 population chromosome 6, ASM4854445v1, whole genome shotgun sequence genomic region:
- the LOC141588781 gene encoding uncharacterized protein LOC141588781, whose amino-acid sequence MIIKTPNLRTAEKATALNGLKISRYAPPITHLFYADDVFICCKATPSSFETLRDLLRCFELASGQMINLDKSFIKFSPNAPPDFRSHMASILKMRTSDCFGNYLGVPVDIPSKKSLVFQPLVDRLTSRILAWSSLHLSQPCKLLIINTIILGSIRFLMAYIPFPIGICKKIDSLIAPFWWRKDVRHRSIH is encoded by the coding sequence ATGATCATAAAAACTCCCAACTTGCGTACGGCGGAGAAGGCTACTGCGTTAAATGGCCTTAAGATTTCTCGGTACGCTCCCCCTATTACACATCTGTTTTATGCTGACGATGTTTTTATTTGCTGTAAGGCAACTCCATCTTCTTTTGAGACTCTAAGGGATTTGCTTCGGTGCTTTGAGCTTGCGTCTGGTCAGATGATAAATTTGGATAAGTCTTTTATTAAATTCAGTCCAAATGCACCGCCTGATTTTAGGTCCCACATGGCATCCATTCTGAAGATGCGAACATCTGATTGTTTTGGGAATTATTTGGGCGTACCTGTCGATATTCCTTCTAAGAAGTCTCTTGTGTTTCAACCTTTGGTGGATAGGCTTACAAGTCGCATTCTAGCCTGGTCTTCTCTACACCTCAGCCAGCCCTGTAAGCTGCTTATCATCAACACTATTATTTTGGGATCAATCCGGTTTTTGATGGCTTATATTCCTTTTCCCATTGGAATATGCAAGAAGATTGACTCTTTGATTGCGCCTTTTTGGTGGCGCAAAGATGTTCGACACAGATCTATTCACTGA